In one window of Hymenobacter nivis DNA:
- a CDS encoding thioredoxin family protein — MLLRFALLAALAAAPFSPAAAQTAPGAPSAKLVANWGLTDLAAAQAKAKATGRPIVAVFSGSDWCAPCVKYEREVFAQPAFVAYAKDRLVLAHFDFPQKPQNQPAPAQIKRNDAAKAQLNREGEFPLAVVVAPDGKILGKIGYVTGGPTGFEAYLKTLLGK, encoded by the coding sequence ATGCTACTTCGCTTTGCCCTGCTGGCCGCCCTGGCCGCCGCTCCCTTCAGCCCCGCCGCGGCCCAAACCGCGCCGGGGGCCCCATCTGCTAAATTGGTGGCCAACTGGGGCCTCACCGACCTGGCCGCCGCGCAAGCCAAGGCCAAGGCCACCGGCCGGCCCATCGTGGCTGTGTTTTCGGGTTCCGACTGGTGCGCGCCGTGCGTGAAGTACGAGCGCGAGGTATTTGCCCAGCCCGCCTTCGTGGCCTACGCCAAGGACCGGCTGGTGCTGGCCCATTTCGACTTCCCGCAGAAGCCCCAGAACCAGCCCGCGCCCGCCCAAATCAAGCGTAACGACGCGGCCAAAGCGCAGCTTAACCGCGAGGGCGAGTTCCCGTTGGCCGTGGTGGTGGCACCCGACGGCAAAATCCTGGGCAAGATTGGCTACGTCACTGGGGGCCCCACGGGCTTCGAGGCGTACCTGAAAACGTTGCTGGGCAAGTAG
- a CDS encoding LLM class flavin-dependent oxidoreductase: protein MSNQLLIGIDSFVAAGIDPATGQPIGPADRMQQLLEEIALADEVGLDTFGIGEHHRRDFLDAAPAMILAAAAARTKRIHLNSAVTVLSADDPVRVFQNFATLDLLSQGRAALIVGRGSFTEAFPLFGLNLNDYDSLFTEKLDLLLKIRDNANVTWSGRYRAPLKNQGIYPRPLQEKLPIWLGVGGTPESFVRAGTLGLPLMIAIIGGEPHRFRPLVDLYREAGRRAGHPAEQLKVGVHVFGFVGDTTQQAADDFYPGYAQMFTTISKERGFPAPTRGQYDATRGPRGAFMIGDPETVAAKLLAVSESLGGLARISIQMTNLLLPHAKMLHAIELLGTRVAPLVREALVSA, encoded by the coding sequence ATGAGCAACCAACTCTTAATCGGCATCGACAGCTTCGTGGCGGCGGGCATTGACCCGGCCACGGGCCAACCCATCGGCCCGGCCGACCGGATGCAGCAGTTGCTGGAAGAAATTGCGCTGGCCGACGAAGTGGGCCTTGACACCTTCGGCATCGGCGAGCACCACCGGCGCGACTTCCTCGACGCGGCCCCGGCCATGATTCTGGCGGCCGCCGCGGCCCGCACCAAGCGCATCCATCTCAACAGCGCCGTGACCGTGCTCAGCGCCGACGACCCGGTGCGCGTGTTCCAGAACTTTGCCACGCTCGACCTGCTTTCGCAGGGCCGGGCGGCGCTCATTGTGGGCCGCGGCTCGTTCACGGAGGCATTTCCGCTCTTTGGCCTCAACCTGAACGATTACGATTCGCTCTTCACCGAGAAGCTGGATTTGCTGCTGAAAATCCGTGACAACGCCAACGTTACGTGGTCGGGCCGGTACCGGGCCCCGCTCAAAAACCAGGGTATTTACCCGCGCCCGCTGCAAGAAAAGCTGCCCATCTGGCTCGGCGTGGGCGGCACGCCCGAGTCGTTCGTGCGCGCCGGCACCCTCGGCCTGCCTCTCATGATTGCCATCATCGGCGGCGAGCCGCACCGCTTCCGCCCGCTCGTGGACCTGTACCGCGAGGCTGGCCGCCGCGCCGGCCACCCCGCCGAGCAGCTGAAAGTGGGCGTCCACGTCTTCGGCTTCGTGGGCGACACCACCCAGCAGGCGGCCGACGATTTCTACCCCGGCTACGCCCAAATGTTCACCACCATCAGCAAGGAGCGCGGCTTCCCGGCGCCCACCCGCGGGCAGTACGACGCCACCCGGGGCCCCCGCGGCGCCTTCATGATCGGCGACCCCGAAACGGTGGCCGCCAAGCTGCTGGCCGTCAGCGAGTCACTGGGCGGCCTGGCGCGCATCTCCATCCAGATGACTAACCTGCTGCTGCCCCACGCCAAAATGCTGCACGCCATCGAGCTGCTCGGTACGCGCGTGGCCCCGCTGGTGCGGGAGGCGTTGGTGTCGGCTTAG
- a CDS encoding pirin family protein: MQTHLTRAADRGRKDIGWLQSNFTLSFSSYANPLRNGFGLLKVFNDDFVQPGGGFGTHGHANMEIISVLLAGSMNHKDSLGYSEVIAPGGVQIMSAGSGLRHEEYNVGEDEVNFLQIWIEPKLQNVGPRYQRRQFPEAQRRNQLTTIVSNEEGQAHCWINQNAKLSLGHYEQPTAVDYALKPLNKMVFLFVISGTVTVAGQEVGTRDSLGIWDTDAIHLETSADARFLLVEAPVNH; encoded by the coding sequence ATGCAAACCCACCTCACCCGCGCTGCCGACCGTGGCCGCAAAGACATTGGCTGGCTGCAAAGCAATTTCACGCTGAGCTTCAGCTCATACGCTAACCCACTGCGCAACGGCTTCGGGCTGCTGAAGGTGTTTAACGACGATTTTGTGCAGCCCGGCGGCGGCTTCGGCACCCACGGGCACGCCAACATGGAAATCATTTCCGTGCTGCTGGCTGGCTCCATGAACCACAAAGACTCGCTGGGCTACTCGGAGGTGATAGCACCCGGCGGCGTGCAAATCATGAGTGCCGGCTCGGGCCTGCGCCATGAGGAGTACAACGTGGGCGAGGACGAGGTGAACTTCCTGCAAATCTGGATCGAGCCTAAGCTGCAAAACGTGGGGCCCCGCTACCAGCGCCGCCAGTTCCCGGAGGCGCAGCGCCGCAACCAGCTCACCACCATCGTCAGCAACGAGGAAGGCCAGGCCCACTGCTGGATCAACCAGAACGCCAAGCTCTCGCTGGGCCACTACGAGCAGCCCACCGCGGTGGATTACGCCCTCAAGCCGTTGAATAAGATGGTGTTCCTGTTCGTCATTAGCGGCACCGTAACCGTAGCCGGCCAGGAGGTAGGCACCCGCGACAGCCTGGGCATTTGGGATACCGACGCCATCCACCTCGAAACCAGCGCCGACGCCCGGTTTTTGCTGGTTGAGGCTCCCGTTAACCACTAA
- a CDS encoding pirin family protein, whose product MARSVLHLAATRGHANHGWLDSFHTFSFANYHDPARMHFGALRVLNDDTVAEGRGFGRHPHQNMEIISIPLAGDLEHQDSLGNKTVIRQNDVQVMSAGTGVAHSEKNHSLYDAVKFLQIWVIPNAENVAPRYGQQTFSPEARHNRLLQVASPSPDDAGVWLHQNAWFHLGTLDQGFATEYRLKQPGNGVYAFVLAGDVTINGQALHRRDGFGLWEVDALAITADSNAELLLMEVPMLG is encoded by the coding sequence ATGGCCCGCTCCGTTCTGCATTTGGCCGCCACCCGCGGCCACGCCAACCACGGTTGGCTCGACTCGTTTCACACCTTCAGCTTCGCCAACTACCACGACCCGGCCCGCATGCACTTTGGGGCCCTGCGCGTGCTGAACGACGATACCGTGGCCGAGGGCAGGGGTTTCGGCCGCCACCCGCACCAAAACATGGAAATCATTTCCATCCCGCTCGCCGGCGATTTGGAGCACCAGGATTCGCTGGGCAACAAAACCGTGATTCGCCAAAACGACGTGCAGGTGATGAGCGCGGGCACTGGCGTGGCCCACTCTGAGAAAAACCACAGCCTGTACGACGCGGTCAAGTTCCTGCAAATTTGGGTGATACCCAACGCAGAAAACGTGGCCCCGCGCTACGGCCAGCAAACCTTTTCGCCCGAAGCGCGCCACAACCGCCTGCTGCAAGTGGCATCGCCGAGCCCCGACGATGCTGGCGTGTGGCTGCACCAAAATGCCTGGTTTCACCTCGGCACCCTCGACCAGGGCTTCGCCACCGAGTACCGGCTCAAGCAGCCCGGCAACGGCGTGTACGCTTTCGTGCTGGCCGGCGACGTGACCATCAACGGCCAGGCCCTGCACCGCCGCGACGGCTTCGGCCTGTGGGAGGTGGACGCGCTGGCCATCACGGCCGATAGCAACGCCGAACTGCTGCTGATGGAAGTGCCCATGCTCGGCTAG
- a CDS encoding EVE domain-containing protein, translated as MNYWLVKSEPEAYSWADFLRDDGTAWTGVRNYQARNNLNLMQPGDQVLFYHSVSEKAVVGLAEVAAPAAPDATAEAGSPWVAVALRPVGPLARPVALAALKADARLAELALLRQSRLSVLPVRPDEFDLIMALGAA; from the coding sequence ATGAACTACTGGCTTGTTAAATCCGAACCCGAAGCTTACTCCTGGGCCGACTTCCTCCGCGACGACGGCACGGCCTGGACCGGCGTGCGCAACTACCAGGCCCGCAACAACTTGAACCTGATGCAGCCCGGCGACCAGGTGCTCTTCTACCACAGCGTGAGCGAGAAGGCCGTGGTGGGCCTGGCCGAAGTGGCCGCCCCCGCCGCCCCCGATGCCACCGCCGAAGCCGGCTCGCCTTGGGTGGCGGTGGCCCTACGCCCGGTGGGGCCCCTGGCCCGGCCCGTGGCGCTGGCCGCCCTCAAGGCCGACGCGCGGCTGGCCGAGCTGGCCCTGCTGCGGCAGTCGCGCCTGTCGGTGCTGCCGGTGCGGCCCGACGAGTTCGACCTGATTATGGCCCTGGGCGCGGCGTGA
- a CDS encoding DUF4252 domain-containing protein yields the protein MLKRVIAPFSSFFLLGLLLLAGCRAGGPGGAPARTMAAFFNKYDGQPGFHTTQWSADLLQRLALVRAAKLLGGSELTDGITGIRSARFISFVPTAAAQVAQQGLRSEAAGVLQSEKYTALSAGAPAASSYQVSTRGSGDKVSEFAAVGQLPDAANSFVLVSVQGNFTQAQVQALSKYLPALVQATGK from the coding sequence ATGCTGAAGCGCGTTATCGCTCCGTTTTCCTCGTTTTTCCTGTTGGGTTTGCTGTTGCTGGCGGGTTGCCGCGCCGGCGGGCCCGGCGGGGCCCCGGCCCGCACGATGGCCGCTTTTTTCAACAAGTACGACGGCCAGCCCGGCTTCCACACCACCCAGTGGTCGGCCGATTTGCTCCAGCGCCTGGCCCTGGTGCGGGCCGCCAAGCTGCTCGGCGGCTCCGAGCTGACGGACGGCATCACGGGCATCCGGTCGGCGCGGTTCATCAGCTTCGTGCCCACGGCGGCCGCGCAGGTGGCCCAGCAGGGCCTGCGTAGCGAGGCAGCCGGCGTGCTGCAAAGTGAAAAGTACACTGCCTTGAGCGCGGGGGCCCCGGCGGCCAGCAGCTACCAGGTATCCACCCGCGGCAGCGGCGACAAGGTATCGGAATTTGCCGCCGTGGGCCAGCTGCCCGACGCGGCCAACTCCTTCGTGCTTGTCTCGGTGCAGGGCAATTTCACCCAAGCCCAGGTGCAGGCCCTCAGCAAGTACCTGCCGGCGCTGGTGCAGGCCACGGGGAAATAA
- a CDS encoding aminopeptidase P N-terminal domain-containing protein, with protein MRYAPLAPELFVENRRRFRELLPANSLAIFQSNDIMPTNADGSMGFRQSSDLYYLAGIDQEESILVISPNARLEGHREILFLKETSDLILVWEGHKLTKEQARQNSGIPTVMWLESFKTVLPALMNEAEQVYLNTNEHIRAVVDVETRDARFIKAIQQQYPLHTYRRAAPLLHRLRAIKGPQEIEAMRTACAITEKALRRVLGFVQPGVWEFEIEAEIVHEFLRNRSRGPAYGSIIGSGKNATVLHYTTNDEQCQAGDVILMDFGAEYANYAADLSRSIPVSGKFSPRQREVYESVLAVMRYAETQLRAGNEIEAYHKSVGEKMAQELIKLGLLKAEDVAAQNPDQPLYKKYFMHGTSHYLGLDVHDVGAKYRTFEPGMVYTIEPGIYIPAENLGIRLENDYLLTADGNENLMASIPLEADDIERLMQR; from the coding sequence ATGCGCTACGCCCCCCTGGCCCCCGAGCTTTTTGTTGAAAACCGCCGCCGCTTCCGCGAGTTGCTGCCGGCCAATTCGTTGGCCATTTTCCAGTCCAACGATATCATGCCCACCAACGCCGACGGCTCGATGGGCTTCCGGCAGAGCAGCGACTTGTACTACCTGGCGGGTATCGACCAGGAGGAAAGTATCCTGGTAATTTCGCCCAACGCTCGGCTCGAAGGCCACCGCGAAATCCTGTTTTTGAAGGAAACCTCCGACCTGATTCTGGTGTGGGAAGGCCACAAGCTGACCAAGGAGCAAGCCCGCCAAAATTCGGGCATTCCCACCGTTATGTGGCTGGAGAGCTTCAAAACCGTGCTGCCCGCCCTGATGAACGAGGCCGAGCAGGTGTATTTGAACACGAACGAGCACATCCGCGCCGTGGTGGACGTGGAAACGCGCGACGCCCGCTTCATCAAAGCCATCCAGCAGCAGTACCCGCTGCACACTTACCGCCGCGCCGCGCCGCTGCTACACCGGCTGCGCGCCATTAAAGGGCCCCAGGAAATTGAGGCGATGCGCACGGCCTGCGCCATCACCGAAAAAGCGCTGCGGCGGGTGCTGGGCTTCGTGCAGCCGGGCGTGTGGGAGTTCGAGATTGAGGCCGAAATCGTGCACGAGTTCCTGCGCAACCGCAGCCGGGGCCCCGCCTACGGCAGCATCATCGGGAGCGGCAAAAACGCCACCGTGCTGCACTATACCACCAACGACGAGCAGTGCCAGGCCGGCGACGTGATTCTGATGGACTTCGGCGCCGAGTACGCCAACTACGCCGCCGACCTCAGCCGCAGCATCCCCGTCAGCGGCAAGTTCAGCCCCCGCCAGCGCGAGGTGTACGAATCGGTGCTGGCCGTGATGCGCTACGCCGAAACCCAGCTGCGCGCCGGCAACGAAATCGAAGCCTACCACAAGAGCGTGGGCGAAAAAATGGCGCAGGAGCTCATCAAGCTTGGCCTGCTGAAAGCCGAGGACGTGGCCGCCCAAAACCCCGACCAGCCGCTCTACAAAAAGTACTTCATGCACGGCACCAGCCACTACCTGGGCCTCGACGTGCACGACGTGGGCGCCAAGTACCGCACCTTCGAGCCGGGCATGGTGTACACCATCGAGCCGGGCATCTACATCCCCGCCGAAAACCTAGGCATCCGCCTCGAAAACGACTACCTCCTCACCGCCGACGGCAACGAAAACCTGATGGCCAGCATCCCGCTCGAAGCCGACGACATCGAGCGCCTCATGCAGCGGTAG
- a CDS encoding glycosyltransferase family 9 protein, giving the protein MSQPNPPILLIQTAFIGDVILATALVEYLAQHEPATPVDVLVRRGNEALLQGHPHIRQVLIWDKKYRKYANLWQLVQQVRAGGYGRVVTLQRFASTGFLTAFSGAPERVGFAENPFSRWFTRRVPHIIGNGTHEVQRNLALVAPSRSTNPRHQRRGPRPADLPRLAPRLYPTPADEAAAAPYAAPGPYICLAPTSVWFTKQYPESKWLELLAALPPGLRVYLLGGPPDVLACDRLAVNSGRPNVVSLAGQLGLLASAALMRGARMNYVNDSAPLHLCSAVGAPVVAVFCSTVPDFGFGPLGPAAAVVETEERLDCRPCGLHGHAACPLGHFRCAYGIEVEQLLETMNSGQ; this is encoded by the coding sequence ATGTCCCAGCCCAACCCGCCCATCCTGCTCATTCAAACGGCGTTCATCGGCGACGTAATTCTGGCCACCGCCCTGGTGGAGTACCTAGCCCAGCACGAGCCCGCTACGCCCGTGGACGTGCTGGTGCGGCGCGGCAACGAGGCCTTGCTCCAGGGCCACCCGCACATCCGGCAGGTGCTCATCTGGGACAAGAAGTACCGCAAGTATGCCAACCTCTGGCAGTTGGTGCAGCAGGTGAGGGCCGGCGGCTACGGGCGCGTCGTCACGCTGCAGCGCTTTGCCAGCACGGGGTTCCTCACGGCGTTTTCGGGGGCCCCCGAGCGGGTGGGGTTTGCCGAGAATCCTTTTAGCCGGTGGTTCACGCGGCGCGTGCCCCACATCATCGGCAACGGCACGCACGAGGTGCAGCGCAACCTGGCCCTGGTGGCCCCCTCGCGCAGCACCAACCCGCGGCACCAGCGCCGGGGCCCCCGCCCGGCAGACCTGCCGCGCCTGGCCCCGCGCCTCTACCCCACCCCGGCCGACGAGGCGGCTGCCGCGCCCTACGCCGCCCCGGGGCCCTACATCTGCCTGGCGCCCACATCGGTGTGGTTCACCAAGCAGTACCCCGAAAGCAAGTGGCTGGAGCTGCTGGCCGCCCTGCCACCCGGCCTGCGCGTGTACCTGCTGGGGGGCCCGCCCGACGTACTGGCCTGCGACCGCCTGGCCGTGAACAGCGGCCGCCCGAACGTCGTCAGCCTGGCCGGGCAGCTGGGCCTGCTGGCCTCGGCCGCCCTCATGCGCGGGGCCCGAATGAACTACGTGAACGACTCGGCCCCGCTGCACCTGTGCTCGGCGGTGGGGGCCCCGGTGGTAGCGGTATTTTGCAGCACCGTGCCGGATTTCGGGTTTGGGCCCCTGGGGCCGGCCGCGGCGGTGGTAGAAACCGAGGAGCGGCTCGACTGCCGGCCCTGCGGCCTGCACGGGCACGCGGCCTGCCCGCTGGGTCATTTCCGCTGCGCCTACGGCATCGAGGTGGAGCAACTGCTTGAAACAATGAACAGTGGGCAGTGA
- a CDS encoding M16 family metallopeptidase, giving the protein MIDYDIHEYPNGIRLLHKQVLHTKIAHCGFLLDVGSRDEGPHQQGLAHFWEHMAFKGTHKRKSFHILNRLETVGGELNAYTTKEKICFYATLLSTHFERAFELLTDLTFNSTFPGRELEKERGVILEEMSMYQDAPEDAIIDDFDTVVFGEHPLGVNILGTRESVSSFSSNDFHAFYSENVRTDRLVFSSVSNLPFKEVKRLADKFLAPLPARLGPRARRGVGTYARKMQLESRPISQAHCLVGGTAYPLADARRIPFFMLNNILGGPGMNSRLNLAVREKYGLVYTIDSTYSPYTDTGLFGIYFGTEGKQVKRTLGLVQKELKLLRDKALTTTQLHVAKNQLMGQLAMSEESNSGLMQLLGKSTLDLGRVEPLSEIFGQIEHVTAALLRDMANELLTEEHLSVLQYLPEEK; this is encoded by the coding sequence ATGATTGATTACGATATCCACGAGTACCCCAACGGCATCCGGCTGCTGCACAAGCAGGTACTGCACACCAAAATCGCGCACTGCGGCTTTTTGCTCGACGTGGGCTCGCGCGATGAGGGGCCCCACCAGCAGGGCCTGGCCCACTTTTGGGAGCACATGGCCTTCAAGGGCACCCACAAGCGCAAGTCGTTCCACATCCTCAACCGCCTCGAAACCGTGGGCGGCGAGCTAAACGCTTACACCACCAAGGAAAAAATCTGCTTCTACGCCACACTCCTCAGCACGCACTTCGAGCGGGCCTTCGAGCTGCTGACCGACCTCACCTTCAACTCCACTTTCCCCGGCCGCGAGCTGGAGAAGGAGCGCGGCGTGATTCTGGAGGAGATGAGCATGTACCAGGACGCGCCCGAGGACGCCATCATCGACGATTTCGACACGGTGGTGTTTGGCGAGCATCCGCTGGGCGTCAACATTTTGGGCACCCGCGAGAGCGTAAGCAGCTTCTCGTCCAATGATTTTCACGCCTTCTATAGCGAGAACGTGCGCACCGACCGGCTGGTGTTCAGCTCCGTCAGCAACCTGCCGTTTAAGGAAGTGAAGCGGCTGGCCGACAAGTTTCTGGCGCCGCTGCCGGCCCGGCTGGGGCCCCGGGCGCGCCGCGGCGTGGGAACCTACGCCCGCAAAATGCAGCTCGAAAGCCGGCCCATCTCGCAGGCCCACTGCTTGGTGGGGGGCACCGCCTACCCGCTGGCCGACGCCCGCCGCATCCCGTTTTTCATGCTGAACAACATCCTTGGGGGCCCCGGCATGAACTCGCGCCTCAACCTGGCCGTGCGCGAGAAATACGGCCTGGTGTACACCATCGACAGCACGTACTCGCCCTACACCGACACGGGGTTGTTCGGCATTTACTTCGGCACCGAGGGCAAGCAGGTGAAGCGCACTCTGGGCCTGGTGCAGAAGGAGCTGAAACTGCTGCGCGACAAAGCCCTGACCACCACGCAGCTGCACGTGGCCAAAAACCAGCTCATGGGCCAGCTCGCCATGAGCGAGGAAAGCAACTCGGGCCTGATGCAGCTGCTCGGCAAGAGCACCCTCGACCTGGGCCGCGTGGAGCCGCTGAGCGAAATCTTCGGCCAAATTGAGCACGTGACGGCCGCCCTCCTGCGCGATATGGCCAACGAGCTCCTCACCGAGGAGCACCTGAGCGTATTGCAATACCTGCCGGAAGAAAAGTAG
- a CDS encoding YDG/SRA domain-containing protein, producing MAKLPFVFGPLPGVAPGHEFRNRLELYGAGVHTQTQAGISARQGEGAASIVLSGGYEDDEDWGGVIIYTGRGGRSAESNQQVADQTLTGSNLELARNCTTGLPLRVIRKVEARSGSFYRYDGLYRVAGYWAEPGKSGPRVWRFRLELLPDDGPPGSNPAAAASVVAEEIAAYGPAPRRASTVLRVVRDTAIGRSVKALHDHHCQVCGVQLRGALPYAEAAHIRPLGAPHHGPDTLANVLCLCANHHVLFDLGAFGIAHDFQLLGLPGRLITQKKHLITPEFLAYHRAHFYEPQTNAGQE from the coding sequence ATGGCAAAGCTCCCGTTCGTGTTTGGGCCCCTGCCCGGCGTGGCGCCCGGCCACGAGTTCCGCAACCGCCTGGAGCTATATGGCGCCGGCGTGCACACCCAAACGCAAGCCGGCATTAGCGCCCGGCAGGGCGAGGGCGCGGCGTCTATCGTGCTGTCGGGCGGCTACGAGGACGACGAGGATTGGGGCGGCGTTATCATTTACACCGGCCGCGGGGGCCGCAGCGCCGAGAGCAACCAACAGGTAGCCGACCAAACCCTGACGGGTTCCAACCTGGAGCTGGCGCGCAACTGCACCACGGGGCTGCCGCTGCGCGTGATCCGCAAAGTAGAAGCCCGTAGCGGCAGCTTCTACCGCTACGACGGCCTCTACCGTGTGGCGGGCTATTGGGCGGAACCGGGCAAATCGGGGCCCCGCGTCTGGCGCTTCCGGCTAGAGCTGCTTCCCGACGATGGCCCCCCCGGCTCCAATCCGGCAGCGGCGGCTTCCGTCGTGGCCGAAGAAATTGCGGCCTACGGCCCCGCGCCGCGCCGGGCCAGTACGGTGCTGCGCGTGGTGCGCGACACGGCCATCGGCCGCTCGGTGAAGGCACTGCACGACCACCATTGCCAGGTGTGCGGGGTGCAGCTCCGGGGCGCGTTGCCTTACGCCGAGGCCGCTCACATCCGGCCGCTGGGGGCCCCGCACCACGGCCCCGATACGTTGGCCAACGTGTTGTGCTTGTGCGCTAACCACCACGTTTTATTTGATTTAGGTGCCTTTGGCATTGCCCACGATTTCCAGCTATTGGGTTTGCCCGGGCGGCTCATCACCCAGAAAAAGCACCTCATTACCCCTGAGTTTCTGGCTTACCACCGGGCCCATTTTTACGAGCCACAGACCAACGCCGGGCAGGAATAA
- a CDS encoding YDG/SRA domain-containing protein — protein sequence MALFPFGHVGTARAGDLFDSHHELAERGQHRPLRAGVCATAQHGAESIILADQYEDDDIHDDYFWYAGHGGRNPKTGRQADDQDLNYHNQGLARSQTTGRPVRVFRRIASPPAERQLCYEGLLQVVAHEYVTGKSGYQVWRFRLEYI from the coding sequence ATGGCATTATTCCCCTTCGGCCACGTGGGCACCGCGCGGGCCGGCGACTTGTTCGACTCGCACCACGAGCTGGCCGAACGGGGCCAGCACCGGCCGCTGCGGGCGGGCGTGTGCGCCACGGCCCAGCACGGGGCCGAAAGCATTATTCTGGCCGACCAGTACGAAGACGACGATATCCACGACGACTACTTCTGGTACGCCGGACATGGCGGGCGCAACCCCAAAACCGGCCGCCAGGCCGACGACCAGGACCTGAACTACCACAACCAGGGCTTGGCCCGCAGCCAAACCACGGGTCGGCCGGTACGGGTGTTTCGACGCATTGCTTCGCCGCCGGCAGAACGGCAGTTATGCTACGAAGGGTTGTTACAAGTGGTGGCGCACGAATACGTAACGGGCAAGTCAGGCTACCAAGTGTGGCGCTTTCGGCTGGAATATATCTGA
- a CDS encoding O-methyltransferase, with product MVQIDAYAAAHTAPEPPLLAQLTRETHLQLLLPRMSSGHVQGRFLSLLSQLMGPRRVLEIGTFCGYATLCLAEGLAAGGHLHTIEINPEREARIRRYVAAAGLAERVTLHIGDAHEVLTRLADEVWDLVFIDADKRANAAYFEAVIGQVRPGGLLIVDNVLWSGKVLPGHALKPGDKDTLAVQAFNDQVARDPRIEPVFLPLRDGLLLLRKR from the coding sequence GTGGTTCAAATAGATGCCTACGCCGCCGCCCACACGGCCCCCGAGCCGCCGCTGCTGGCGCAACTCACCCGCGAAACGCACCTGCAACTGCTCCTGCCGCGCATGAGCAGCGGCCACGTGCAGGGGCGCTTTCTGAGCCTGCTGAGCCAACTGATGGGGCCCCGGCGGGTGCTCGAAATCGGCACGTTTTGCGGGTACGCCACGCTGTGCCTGGCCGAGGGGCTGGCCGCGGGCGGGCACCTGCACACCATCGAAATCAACCCCGAGCGGGAGGCGCGCATCCGGCGCTACGTGGCGGCGGCGGGCCTGGCAGAGCGCGTGACGCTGCACATCGGCGACGCGCACGAGGTTTTGACCAGGTTGGCCGACGAAGTGTGGGACTTGGTCTTTATTGACGCCGACAAGCGCGCCAACGCCGCTTACTTTGAAGCAGTTATCGGCCAGGTACGGCCGGGCGGGTTACTCATCGTCGACAATGTGCTGTGGAGTGGCAAGGTGCTGCCAGGCCACGCGCTGAAGCCCGGCGACAAGGATACGCTTGCTGTACAAGCATTTAACGACCAGGTGGCCCGCGACCCGCGCATCGAGCCCGTGTTTTTGCCCCTGCGCGACGGCTTGCTGCTACTGCGTAAGAGGTAG